From one Actinopolyspora saharensis genomic stretch:
- a CDS encoding ADP-ribosylglycohydrolase family protein, with the protein MSTSSTVVDRAVGCLLGAALGDSLGVPVEFEEYGDIRARYGPAGVVEPPPQALLGDATQMLLFTGEGYLHAWATGNNGGRWRPVEATAAAYRRWLITQQESKPHYGATGLMAEHELYANRSPGLTSLRALQEELLGTPEQPANTSKGCGAVDRAAAAGFAPTVEMSYTLGCQFGALTHGAPAGWASAGAMAALIHLLAVQGRRLPQAVDQTAGRVLREDGETASGLADAATLARIDVRTAYIQRLGQGWIGPEALSIGAYCALALPKRDQFCDALRLAANHSGHSDTTAAITGAILGARHGTGALPRSWLNRLELADVIERIGHDLGASCVGEKFNDRRYLSLG; encoded by the coding sequence GTGTCGACATCGTCCACAGTGGTGGATCGTGCCGTGGGGTGTCTGCTCGGTGCGGCGCTGGGCGACTCCCTCGGTGTTCCGGTCGAGTTCGAGGAGTACGGGGACATACGTGCCCGCTACGGACCGGCCGGAGTGGTCGAACCACCACCGCAAGCCCTGCTCGGCGACGCCACCCAGATGCTGCTGTTCACCGGAGAGGGGTATCTGCACGCCTGGGCCACCGGAAACAACGGAGGACGGTGGCGCCCGGTGGAGGCGACGGCGGCCGCCTACCGCAGGTGGCTGATCACCCAGCAGGAGAGCAAACCGCACTACGGGGCCACCGGGCTCATGGCCGAGCACGAGCTCTACGCCAACCGCTCACCCGGCCTGACCAGCCTGCGAGCCCTGCAGGAAGAACTGCTCGGAACGCCGGAACAACCGGCCAACACCTCCAAGGGCTGCGGGGCGGTGGACCGCGCCGCGGCGGCGGGCTTCGCCCCGACCGTGGAGATGTCCTACACCCTCGGGTGCCAGTTCGGAGCGCTCACCCACGGCGCTCCGGCCGGTTGGGCCTCGGCCGGAGCCATGGCCGCGCTGATACACCTGCTGGCCGTGCAGGGCAGGCGGCTGCCCCAGGCCGTGGACCAGACAGCCGGACGAGTGCTGCGCGAGGACGGGGAAACCGCCTCCGGACTGGCCGACGCGGCCACGTTGGCACGCATCGACGTGCGCACCGCCTACATCCAGCGGCTCGGTCAGGGCTGGATCGGCCCCGAAGCGCTGTCCATCGGCGCGTACTGCGCGCTGGCCCTGCCCAAGCGGGACCAGTTCTGCGACGCGCTGCGGCTGGCCGCCAACCACTCGGGGCACAGCGACACCACCGCGGCCATCACCGGAGCGATCCTCGGAGCGCGGCACGGGACCGGAGCACTGCCCCGCTCCTGGCTCAACCGACTGGAACTGGCCGACGTGATCGAGCGCATCGGACACGACCTCGGCGCCTCCTGCGTCGGTGAGAAGTTCAACGATCGGAGGTACCTCAGCCTCGGCTGA
- a CDS encoding ectoine synthase: MIVRTVGEIEDTDADIRTENWRSKRIVLAKEKVGFSVHETTLYAGTVNDFWYANHIEAVFVFEGEGEILDHGTGRTHRLGPGSLYLLDNHDKHQVRPETDMRTVCVFNPPVTGREVHDEDGVYPLVTEDD, encoded by the coding sequence ATGATCGTCCGCACGGTCGGGGAGATCGAGGACACCGACGCCGACATCAGGACCGAGAACTGGCGCAGCAAGCGCATCGTCCTGGCCAAGGAGAAGGTGGGGTTCTCGGTCCACGAGACCACGCTGTACGCGGGCACCGTGAACGACTTCTGGTACGCCAACCACATCGAGGCGGTGTTCGTCTTCGAGGGCGAGGGCGAGATCCTCGACCACGGCACCGGTCGGACGCACCGGCTCGGGCCCGGATCGCTGTACCTGCTCGACAACCACGACAAGCACCAGGTGCGCCCCGAGACCGACATGCGCACGGTGTGCGTGTTCAACCCCCCGGTGACCGGCAGGGAAGTGCACGACGAGGACGGGGTGTACCCCCTGGTGACCGAAGACGACTGA
- the ectB gene encoding diaminobutyrate--2-oxoglutarate transaminase gives MKDVFATRESEVRSYSRTWPVVFDKAQGSWLYDEHGKGYLDFFAGAGALNYGHNNPLLKRRLIDYIERDGVHHGLDQATSARAEFLHTLNETLLEPRGLNYKVQFPGPTGTNSVEAALKLARKITGRESVISFTNAFHGMTLGSLSVTGNSMKRGGAGIPLVHATPMPYDNYFDGQVDDFLYFERLLADSGSGLNAPAAVIVETLQGEGGINDSRAEWLRNLSELCGRHGILLIVDDVQMGCGRTGPFFSFEQAGIEPDIVCLSKSIGGYGSPLALTLIKPEHDVWEPGEHNGTFRGNNPAFVTGAEALRQYWSDDALRDSTLAKGERVAGTLHELGAKHPGLVSKGRGLARGLGFAEPEMAGKVSKAAFDRGMILETAGPQDEVVKIMPPLTVTDDEIEQGLEILRDSVRAVFA, from the coding sequence GTGAAGGACGTTTTCGCAACCCGGGAGTCCGAGGTGCGCAGCTACAGCCGCACCTGGCCCGTGGTTTTCGACAAGGCCCAGGGCAGCTGGTTGTACGATGAGCACGGCAAGGGATACCTGGATTTCTTCGCCGGAGCCGGTGCGCTCAACTACGGGCACAACAACCCGCTGCTGAAGCGCAGGCTCATCGACTACATCGAACGCGACGGGGTGCACCACGGCCTCGACCAGGCCACCTCGGCCAGGGCCGAGTTCCTGCACACGCTGAACGAGACCCTGCTCGAGCCGCGCGGGCTCAACTACAAGGTGCAGTTCCCCGGGCCGACGGGCACCAACTCGGTGGAAGCCGCGTTGAAGCTGGCCCGCAAGATCACCGGACGTGAGTCGGTCATCAGCTTCACCAACGCCTTCCACGGGATGACCCTCGGCTCGCTGTCCGTCACGGGCAACTCGATGAAACGCGGCGGTGCGGGAATCCCCCTGGTGCACGCCACCCCCATGCCGTACGACAACTACTTCGACGGCCAGGTGGACGACTTCCTGTACTTCGAGCGGTTGCTGGCCGACAGCGGCAGCGGGCTCAACGCACCCGCCGCGGTCATCGTCGAGACCCTCCAGGGGGAGGGCGGCATCAACGACTCGCGCGCCGAGTGGCTGCGCAACCTGTCCGAGCTGTGCGGCAGGCACGGCATCCTGCTGATCGTCGACGACGTGCAGATGGGTTGCGGCCGTACCGGCCCCTTCTTCAGCTTCGAGCAGGCGGGCATCGAGCCCGACATCGTCTGCCTGTCCAAGTCGATCGGGGGATACGGCAGCCCGCTGGCGCTGACGCTGATCAAACCCGAGCACGACGTCTGGGAGCCGGGCGAGCACAACGGGACCTTCCGGGGCAACAACCCGGCCTTCGTCACTGGGGCCGAGGCGCTGCGGCAGTACTGGAGCGACGACGCGCTGCGGGACTCCACCCTGGCCAAGGGCGAGCGGGTGGCAGGCACGCTGCACGAGCTCGGCGCGAAGCACCCCGGGCTGGTCTCCAAGGGGCGGGGACTCGCCCGCGGTCTCGGATTCGCCGAGCCCGAGATGGCGGGCAAGGTCTCCAAGGCGGCCTTCGACAGGGGAATGATCCTGGAAACCGCGGGCCCGCAGGACGAAGTGGTCAAGATCATGCCGCCGTTGACGGTCACCGACGACGAGATCGAGCAGGGGCTGGAGATCCTGCGGGACTCCGTGCGAGCGGTGTTCGCCTGA
- the ectA gene encoding diaminobutyrate acetyltransferase codes for MTGEKPSHGSDELDGTSGAAGRVEIDAPAVSDGQEMYRITRDSGVLDVNSSYVYLLWCRDFAATSLVARADGRVVGFVTGYLRPDAPDTVVVWQIGVDAAQRGRRIAARLLDGLLSEVLPRGIRYLETTITADNTASVNLFSALARDRGTRLTTGELFTARMFPDTHEGEDLYRIGPLGTAGAPV; via the coding sequence ATGACCGGCGAGAAACCGAGCCATGGCAGCGACGAGCTCGATGGCACGAGCGGGGCAGCCGGGCGGGTGGAGATCGACGCTCCGGCCGTCTCGGACGGCCAGGAAATGTACCGGATCACCCGTGATTCGGGGGTGCTCGATGTCAACTCCTCCTACGTCTATCTGCTGTGGTGCCGGGACTTCGCGGCTACCTCCCTGGTGGCCCGCGCGGACGGACGGGTGGTCGGCTTCGTCACCGGCTACCTCCGACCGGACGCCCCGGACACCGTCGTGGTGTGGCAGATCGGAGTGGACGCGGCGCAGCGTGGCCGCCGAATCGCGGCGCGGCTGCTCGACGGCCTGCTGAGCGAGGTCCTGCCGCGCGGAATCCGCTACCTGGAAACCACCATCACCGCGGACAACACCGCCTCGGTCAACCTCTTCTCGGCGTTGGCCCGTGATCGCGGAACCCGGCTCACCACCGGTGAGCTGTTCACCGCGCGGATGTTTCCCGACACGCACGAAGGGGAGGACCTGTATCGCATCGGCCCGCTGGGCACGGCCGGTGCTCCGGTCTAG
- a CDS encoding S1 family peptidase: MSIARIASRAAAAALIAVGIAAPAQAAASAESPAPEPMIIDGDYATDAPWAARMFADGQQACTASVIAPKWVLTAQHCVEGADQVSFRVGSLDQTEGREVFAQDNGVHIHPSADIALVNIASEVDVEYAPLGNPGDAQLWETVQTYGWGATCTDRPEIECQSQRLKVADVSVTDTSCSDYRGGTAICASRGDGIPAGGDSGGPMFANAADGEYVQVGVASTSDRSSRTAYVNVTQYRDWIQSYAGV, from the coding sequence TTGTCGATAGCGCGTATCGCGTCCCGGGCCGCCGCCGCGGCTCTGATCGCCGTGGGCATCGCAGCTCCGGCGCAGGCCGCGGCCTCGGCGGAGTCCCCGGCGCCGGAACCGATGATCATCGACGGCGACTACGCCACCGACGCGCCGTGGGCCGCCCGGATGTTCGCCGACGGGCAGCAGGCGTGCACGGCCAGCGTGATCGCCCCGAAGTGGGTGCTCACCGCCCAGCACTGCGTCGAGGGAGCCGATCAGGTCAGCTTCCGCGTGGGCAGCCTGGACCAGACCGAGGGCCGTGAGGTCTTCGCCCAGGACAACGGCGTGCACATCCACCCGAGCGCGGACATCGCCCTGGTCAACATCGCCAGCGAGGTCGACGTCGAGTACGCCCCGCTGGGCAACCCGGGAGACGCCCAGCTCTGGGAGACGGTCCAGACCTACGGCTGGGGTGCCACCTGCACCGATCGCCCCGAGATCGAGTGCCAGTCCCAGCGGCTGAAGGTCGCCGACGTCTCGGTGACCGACACCTCCTGCTCGGACTACCGCGGCGGCACCGCGATCTGCGCCTCCCGCGGTGACGGCATCCCCGCGGGCGGTGACTCCGGCGGGCCGATGTTCGCCAACGCCGCCGACGGTGAGTACGTGCAGGTCGGCGTGGCCTCCACCAGCGACCGCTCCAGCCGCACCGCCTACGTCAACGTCACCCAGTACCGCGACTGGATCCAGTCCTACGCGGGAGTGTGA
- a CDS encoding SAM-dependent methyltransferase, whose product MTDVRPPEARSGGAQDEPHGRPLNRIAGDLYGRGVNMQCPSAARMFDYCLGGTANFAVDRQAVDRLLPEVPEIQVYARATRAFLCRVIRFLCDRGIDQFLDLGSGMPTVGNVHEIAGRRRAGARVAYVDVEPEVVSHSKELLRGTEGVTVTQADMREPEAVLAAPGVAGLLDFSRPIAVLAVSVLPYVPDADDPAGIVRRYRDNCAPGSYLAVSHGAPLTMSVDQVRSSEYVYQSTHTPLAMRSPERIRSLLPGYELLEPGLVPLPEWRPEPDVNAAQDSTRSANGLAAVGYLPHEVLDARDG is encoded by the coding sequence ATGACGGATGTTCGTCCTCCCGAGGCCCGGAGCGGTGGTGCCCAGGACGAGCCGCACGGGCGGCCGCTGAACCGCATAGCGGGGGACCTCTACGGTCGGGGGGTGAACATGCAGTGCCCCAGCGCCGCGCGCATGTTCGATTATTGCCTGGGGGGAACGGCGAATTTCGCCGTGGACAGGCAGGCCGTTGATCGGCTGCTGCCCGAGGTGCCCGAGATTCAGGTTTACGCCCGTGCCACTCGCGCCTTCCTCTGCCGTGTGATTCGTTTTCTCTGCGACCGGGGAATCGATCAGTTTCTGGACCTGGGGTCGGGAATGCCCACGGTCGGAAACGTTCACGAAATCGCCGGGCGCAGGCGTGCCGGTGCCAGGGTGGCCTACGTCGACGTGGAGCCCGAGGTGGTCTCCCACTCCAAGGAGCTGCTCCGCGGGACCGAAGGGGTCACGGTTACGCAGGCGGACATGCGCGAGCCGGAGGCGGTGCTGGCCGCGCCGGGGGTGGCCGGACTGCTCGACTTCAGTCGCCCGATCGCCGTGCTGGCCGTGTCGGTGCTGCCGTACGTCCCCGACGCGGACGATCCGGCGGGGATCGTGCGTCGCTACCGGGACAACTGCGCTCCGGGCAGTTACCTGGCGGTCTCGCACGGCGCACCGCTGACGATGTCCGTGGACCAGGTGCGCAGCAGCGAGTACGTCTATCAGAGCACGCACACCCCGTTGGCCATGCGCTCCCCGGAGCGGATCCGCTCGTTGCTGCCCGGCTACGAACTGCTCGAGCCGGGACTGGTTCCGTTGCCGGAGTGGCGTCCGGAACCGGATGTGAACGCGGCCCAGGACAGCACTCGCTCGGCGAACGGACTGGCCGCGGTGGGGTACCTGCCGCACGAGGTGCTGGACGCGCGCGACGGGTGA
- a CDS encoding CocE/NonD family hydrolase, which yields MRRLPALVTTAITAVLCGQLVAPAAATAEGFTVREAKIAGSGGISLAAKVIEPEGADRGPRPLLVMPASWALPNIEYVGAAARLAHESGYVVVSYTARGFHGSGGEVEVAGSADVADARKVIDWAVEHTSAGDEHVGMAGISYGAGISALTAAEDSRVDAVAAMSGWSDLVASLYPNETVSSAAAELLLASGKLTGRLGSELRELERAYRQHRVEDELDMARERSPKNRIDQLNANGTAVLLANAWQDSLFPPGQITEMFERLNGPKRLMLSPGDHATPELFGAAGLPNRVWERVADWFDQHLRGVDRGVPASGVELQPLNSSEWRSYSSWRAVSRRTETHYLDAPRKRHPLAPGTGELPTDERPSWQHRIEAGDPTLAHSGTVLVSGALQGFTRMPVGVPLPLVDREDAAVWATEPRSEEVLVSGTPRLGVTVTPSARSVSLFVHLYDVGPAGRGSLISRKPVTLRNGKPGVQQRVEVALRPTSWEVPAGHRLALVIDTVDTRYRDESSGGTVTFGSPDGNPADLRVPFG from the coding sequence GTGCGTCGATTACCCGCGCTCGTCACGACCGCGATCACCGCGGTCCTGTGCGGTCAACTGGTGGCCCCCGCGGCCGCGACCGCGGAGGGATTCACCGTCCGCGAGGCGAAGATAGCCGGATCGGGTGGAATTTCACTGGCGGCCAAGGTCATCGAACCGGAAGGAGCGGATCGCGGTCCCCGCCCGCTGCTGGTGATGCCGGCCAGCTGGGCGCTGCCGAACATCGAGTACGTGGGCGCCGCGGCCAGGTTGGCCCACGAGTCGGGATACGTGGTCGTCAGTTACACGGCCCGCGGCTTCCACGGATCAGGGGGAGAGGTCGAGGTCGCCGGCTCCGCGGACGTCGCCGACGCGCGGAAGGTGATCGACTGGGCGGTGGAGCACACCTCGGCCGGGGACGAGCACGTCGGCATGGCCGGGATCTCCTACGGTGCCGGGATCAGCGCCCTCACCGCGGCGGAGGACTCCAGAGTGGACGCTGTGGCGGCCATGAGCGGTTGGTCCGATCTGGTCGCCTCGCTCTATCCGAACGAGACGGTCAGCTCGGCGGCGGCCGAACTGCTGCTCGCCAGTGGGAAGCTCACGGGACGCCTCGGCTCCGAACTGCGTGAACTGGAGCGCGCCTACCGGCAGCACCGCGTCGAGGACGAGCTGGACATGGCCCGCGAGCGTTCGCCGAAGAACCGGATCGACCAGCTCAACGCCAACGGAACCGCGGTGCTGCTGGCCAACGCCTGGCAGGACTCGCTGTTCCCACCCGGACAGATCACCGAGATGTTCGAGCGGTTGAACGGGCCCAAGAGGCTGATGCTCTCCCCCGGCGACCACGCGACCCCCGAACTGTTCGGGGCGGCCGGGCTGCCCAACCGCGTCTGGGAGCGGGTGGCCGACTGGTTCGACCAGCACCTGCGTGGGGTCGACCGGGGTGTGCCCGCCAGTGGGGTGGAGCTCCAGCCGCTCAACAGCTCTGAATGGCGTTCGTATTCGAGTTGGCGGGCGGTGAGCCGCCGCACCGAGACGCACTACCTGGACGCCCCCCGGAAGCGGCATCCCCTCGCCCCCGGAACGGGTGAGCTGCCCACGGACGAGCGGCCGAGCTGGCAGCACCGGATCGAGGCGGGCGACCCGACGCTGGCCCACAGCGGAACCGTCCTGGTCAGCGGGGCACTGCAGGGATTCACCCGCATGCCGGTGGGGGTCCCGCTGCCGCTGGTGGACCGGGAGGACGCGGCGGTCTGGGCCACCGAGCCCCGCTCCGAGGAGGTCCTGGTCAGCGGAACCCCGCGGCTGGGCGTGACGGTCACTCCCAGCGCGCGGAGCGTCTCGCTGTTCGTCCACCTCTACGACGTGGGCCCCGCGGGGCGGGGCAGCCTCATCAGTCGCAAGCCGGTCACGCTGCGCAACGGGAAGCCAGGGGTGCAGCAGCGCGTCGAAGTGGCACTGCGTCCCACTTCCTGGGAGGTTCCCGCCGGGCACCGACTGGCGCTGGTGATCGACACCGTCGACACCCGGTATCGGGACGAGAGTTCCGGGGGTACCGTCACGTTCGGCTCCCCGGACGGGAACCCCGCCGACTTGCGAGTCCCTTTCGGGTGA
- a CDS encoding spermidine synthase: MANTTGSWLREPIRDDVVDLWRLHEVHCTADTDFQRVLIADTHLGVTLFCDDNPQSAENGQLIFHEAEFTPAALLAEQLRSVLVIGCSEGTVPLIATELGVEHVDHVDIDPECVRLCTDHLPYGYTPEDLKRAEHGEGAVRLHYADGADFVSEALRRGDRYDVIVLDLPEEDEDQDAGHNAMYGQGFFTTYRQLLNPGGVLSTHVSRPHLSFPTAETAESLRRPWQQLGNTFGTRVFFRSTEHPWAAIMLATPAEVDEPVRLMRERLPQLARAPRTIDDAELRGATYLPLALR, translated from the coding sequence ATGGCGAACACGACTGGTTCCTGGCTGCGTGAGCCCATACGCGACGACGTCGTGGACCTGTGGCGGCTGCACGAGGTCCACTGCACGGCCGACACCGACTTCCAACGTGTCCTCATCGCGGACACCCACCTCGGTGTCACCCTGTTCTGCGACGACAACCCGCAGAGCGCCGAGAACGGCCAGCTGATCTTCCACGAGGCCGAGTTCACCCCCGCCGCGCTGCTGGCGGAGCAGCTGCGCAGCGTGCTGGTCATCGGGTGCAGCGAGGGCACGGTCCCGCTCATAGCGACCGAGCTCGGCGTCGAGCACGTCGACCACGTGGACATCGACCCCGAGTGCGTGCGGCTGTGCACCGACCACCTGCCCTACGGCTACACCCCCGAGGACCTGAAGCGGGCCGAGCACGGCGAGGGCGCCGTCCGGCTGCACTACGCCGACGGGGCCGACTTCGTCTCCGAGGCGCTGCGCCGGGGTGACCGCTACGACGTGATCGTGCTCGACCTGCCGGAGGAGGACGAGGACCAGGACGCGGGCCACAACGCGATGTACGGGCAGGGGTTCTTCACCACCTACCGGCAGCTGCTGAACCCGGGCGGGGTGCTCAGCACCCACGTCAGCAGGCCGCACCTGAGCTTTCCCACGGCCGAAACCGCGGAGAGCCTGCGCCGCCCGTGGCAGCAACTCGGCAACACCTTCGGCACCAGGGTCTTCTTCCGCTCCACCGAACACCCCTGGGCGGCGATCATGCTCGCCACGCCCGCCGAGGTCGACGAGCCGGTTCGGCTGATGCGGGAGCGGTTGCCCCAGCTCGCCCGCGCGCCGCGAACCATCGACGACGCGGAGCTGCGCGGGGCCACGTATCTGCCACTGGCCCTGCGCTGA
- a CDS encoding GlsB/YeaQ/YmgE family stress response membrane protein: protein MGILSWILFGLIAGAVAKVIMPGKDPGGIIVTIIIGILGGLLGGWIGTSFFGSDGVSGFNLASFIWAVIGSLILLILYRLIFHRSRS, encoded by the coding sequence GTGGGCATTCTCAGCTGGATCCTGTTCGGTCTGATCGCGGGAGCTGTGGCCAAGGTGATCATGCCGGGCAAGGATCCGGGCGGAATCATCGTCACCATCATCATCGGCATACTCGGCGGGCTGCTCGGCGGCTGGATCGGCACTTCCTTCTTCGGCTCGGACGGTGTGTCCGGTTTCAACCTCGCCAGCTTCATCTGGGCCGTGATCGGCTCGCTGATACTGCTGATCCTCTACCGGCTGATCTTCCACCGCAGCCGCTCCTAG
- a CDS encoding phosphatase PAP2 family protein — MSTHTSPPRRDWRTATARLLNEALAPSVIVLVLPLTVAWQATGAVLPTVLWSSVVALTSSVLPMGVVVWGSRTGRWDGHHVRDRRGRLIPFITLIVLSMLGLAILISAEAPWPLIALDIGMIVSLFLTGAITIFWKVSIHSAVAAGATVVLALTYGALWWLLAVVVAAVSWARVAVEDHTPAQVVGGALTGALVGSGCFAMLVGNATPIPW, encoded by the coding sequence ATGAGCACCCACACCTCGCCCCCGCGACGGGACTGGAGAACGGCCACGGCCCGCCTGCTGAACGAGGCGCTGGCTCCCTCGGTGATCGTCCTCGTGCTACCGCTGACGGTGGCCTGGCAGGCCACCGGGGCCGTGCTCCCGACCGTGCTGTGGAGCTCGGTGGTCGCGCTGACCAGCAGCGTGCTGCCGATGGGCGTGGTCGTCTGGGGCAGCCGGACCGGGCGGTGGGACGGGCACCACGTCCGGGACCGCCGCGGGCGGCTGATCCCCTTCATCACGCTGATCGTGCTCAGCATGCTCGGATTGGCCATACTGATCTCGGCCGAGGCTCCGTGGCCGCTGATCGCGCTGGACATCGGCATGATCGTGAGCCTGTTCCTCACCGGAGCGATCACCATCTTCTGGAAGGTCTCCATACACTCGGCCGTGGCCGCAGGGGCCACGGTCGTGCTGGCGCTGACCTACGGGGCGCTCTGGTGGCTGCTGGCCGTCGTGGTGGCGGCCGTCTCCTGGGCCCGCGTGGCCGTCGAGGACCACACCCCCGCGCAAGTCGTCGGCGGCGCGCTGACCGGAGCGCTCGTCGGCAGCGGGTGCTTCGCGATGCTGGTCGGAAACGCCACCCCGATCCCGTGGTGA
- a CDS encoding TetR/AcrR family transcriptional regulator yields MPRPRVHDEVLRQRLLALAGEKLSERGPEGVSLRALAQEAGTTTRAIYSLFGGREQLLRAVFDEAFARFGAHLAEVAGTGDPREDILRLGRAYRASALDDPHFYVVMFGSTPSGVKPGQRSQQRAADTFEPLRRSVERGMRQGVLRQDDPLRVATALWSAVHGLVSLELGGHLAVELGDPAEFFEASMRAALTGWEAD; encoded by the coding sequence ATGCCTCGGCCACGAGTCCACGACGAAGTTCTGCGGCAGCGCCTGCTCGCACTGGCTGGTGAGAAGCTCTCGGAGAGAGGGCCCGAAGGGGTGAGCCTGCGAGCTCTGGCCCAGGAGGCCGGGACGACGACCAGAGCCATCTACTCGCTGTTCGGCGGGCGGGAGCAGCTGCTGCGAGCCGTTTTCGACGAGGCGTTCGCCCGGTTCGGGGCGCATCTGGCCGAGGTCGCAGGCACGGGCGACCCGCGCGAGGACATCCTCCGGCTCGGACGCGCCTACCGCGCCAGCGCGCTGGACGACCCGCACTTCTACGTGGTCATGTTCGGCTCGACCCCTTCGGGGGTGAAACCGGGGCAGCGCTCGCAGCAGCGGGCCGCGGACACCTTCGAGCCGCTGCGCAGGAGCGTGGAGCGGGGGATGCGGCAGGGCGTGCTGCGGCAGGACGATCCCCTGCGGGTGGCGACCGCGCTCTGGAGCGCGGTGCACGGCCTGGTCTCGCTCGAGCTCGGCGGACACCTGGCCGTGGAGCTGGGCGATCCGGCCGAGTTCTTCGAGGCGTCGATGCGTGCCGCGCTCACCGGTTGGGAGGCGGACTGA
- a CDS encoding DUF4188 domain-containing protein has product MTGKVFNGRYTADLDGQETVVFLIGMRFNHWWRADKWATVVTAMPRMLRHLEARDAGLLNWRMWFGRTILVAQYWRSVQELHTFATSSSAPHATAWREFNRRIGADGTVGIWHETYLVGPGRAEAVYDNMPPFGLAKATHHVPIGPGRQTAKARLAHGTDET; this is encoded by the coding sequence ATGACCGGGAAAGTGTTCAACGGGCGCTACACCGCCGACCTCGACGGGCAGGAGACCGTGGTCTTCCTGATCGGAATGCGCTTCAACCACTGGTGGCGAGCGGACAAGTGGGCCACGGTGGTCACCGCCATGCCGCGCATGCTGCGCCACCTCGAAGCCCGCGACGCGGGCCTGCTGAACTGGAGGATGTGGTTCGGCCGCACGATCCTCGTGGCGCAGTACTGGCGCAGCGTCCAGGAGCTGCACACCTTCGCCACGTCCTCCTCAGCGCCGCACGCGACGGCGTGGCGCGAGTTCAACCGCCGCATCGGCGCCGACGGCACCGTCGGGATATGGCACGAGACCTACCTCGTCGGCCCCGGACGCGCCGAAGCCGTATACGACAACATGCCCCCCTTCGGACTCGCGAAGGCCACCCACCACGTGCCGATCGGACCGGGCAGGCAGACCGCCAAGGCTCGCCTCGCCCACGGCACCGACGAGACCTGA
- a CDS encoding STM3941 family protein, producing the protein MSTVQRTGRPGEPGYLLAVYPNRIRLVLMTLGALVFILFGLTMCYEAVTAMSSAPRAGVFLALGAAGIVFFGTFLVYGALRLFKPKPVVLLDNAGLRDHASLTSVGFIGWHDIAGAVADTDGTQRVLSVMLVAPEKVLGRVTGFKGLLLRTSTRMTGTPVNISQTTVAMPVPQLAAEIRLAAEKAPRGV; encoded by the coding sequence ATGAGCACGGTCCAGCGAACCGGGCGCCCCGGAGAACCGGGGTACCTGCTGGCGGTCTACCCGAACCGGATCCGGCTGGTGCTGATGACGCTGGGCGCCCTGGTGTTCATCCTGTTCGGACTGACCATGTGCTACGAGGCCGTGACCGCGATGAGCTCGGCACCACGGGCGGGAGTCTTCCTGGCGCTCGGCGCCGCCGGAATCGTGTTCTTCGGGACGTTCCTGGTCTACGGAGCGTTACGCCTGTTCAAGCCGAAACCGGTGGTGCTGCTGGACAACGCCGGGCTGCGCGATCACGCCTCGCTGACCAGCGTCGGCTTCATCGGCTGGCACGACATCGCCGGGGCCGTGGCCGACACCGACGGCACCCAGCGCGTGCTGAGCGTCATGCTCGTCGCCCCCGAGAAGGTGCTGGGCCGCGTTACCGGATTCAAGGGCCTGCTGCTGCGCACCAGCACCAGGATGACCGGCACACCGGTCAACATCTCGCAGACCACGGTGGCGATGCCGGTACCGCAGCTCGCCGCCGAGATCCGACTCGCGGCGGAGAAGGCCCCGCGCGGGGTCTGA
- a CDS encoding Lrp/AsnC family transcriptional regulator, which translates to MDDVDRAILEVLERDGRISNQELAERVGLSPSPCLRRVRRLEESGTIRGYRAVVDPAAVGRGLRVFVGVRLERHAKEDVREFESRVVLLPEVVRCHHVTGNHDYLLHVEVPDLPTYETFHADKLAELPGIVAVTSYIAMKTLPAGEG; encoded by the coding sequence ATGGACGATGTCGACAGGGCGATCCTGGAGGTGCTGGAGCGGGACGGCCGTATCAGCAACCAGGAGCTCGCCGAGCGGGTCGGGCTGTCGCCCTCGCCGTGCCTGCGGCGCGTCCGTCGCCTGGAGGAGTCCGGAACCATCCGCGGCTACCGCGCCGTTGTCGACCCGGCCGCGGTCGGACGGGGGCTTCGCGTCTTCGTCGGCGTCCGGCTCGAGCGGCACGCCAAGGAGGACGTCCGCGAGTTCGAGAGCCGGGTCGTGCTGCTGCCCGAGGTGGTCCGGTGCCACCACGTGACGGGCAACCACGACTACCTGCTCCACGTCGAGGTTCCCGACCTGCCCACCTACGAGACGTTCCACGCCGACAAGCTCGCCGAGCTCCCCGGAATCGTCGCGGTGACCAGCTACATCGCGATGAAGACACTTCCCGCGGGCGAGGGCTGA